The region GTCGGCGTCACCAGAAATCTCCGATTTCTGGTTGGCAGACGAGAGCCGTTGGCTCTCGTCGACGCTCTCGGCGTTGAACTGCGGGAGGTCAGCGGCGACAGCCTCACGGAGCGCCTCGCGGTAGGCCTGGTCCGTGCGGAGTTCTTTGAACGTTATCTCGACCACCTCGACATCCAGCCACTCGCTGGCGGCGCGGCGGAGCGGCGCTTCGTCGCTTACATCGCCGTTCCAGAGTCGAGTCTGGAAGAACCGCCAGTCGATATGCTCGGTCTCATCGCCCGGCTTTGGCGCGTGGAGCCGAAGGGTCGATTCGAACCGGTCTGGGGCGAGCGAGGCGTCGGCTGGCTGAACACGAAAGGCAATATCGAAGACGTATGCTGCCTGCATGGTCGTGCTACGCGCCGGGGCCTTCAGTATTCGTCGTCACAGAGTTCCGCCAGCCGGATATCTTTCTTGGTGATGCCGCCGGCGTCGTGGGTGGTGAAGCGGACCTCCACCTCACCCCAGCGCAGCATCATCTCCGGGTGGTGGGACTCCTCCTCGGCAATCTCGGCCAGTTCGCCGAGGAAGGCCGCAGCGTCGAGATAGTCGTCGAACTCGTAGGTTCGGACGATCTCGTCGCGGTCTCGCTCCCAGTCATCGGGCACGCGGCGGTCCACTTCGTCGTTGTCTAGTACAGTTGCCATAGCTGAAGAGTAGGCGTGTAGTCAGGAAAAGCTTCGCCCGGTTCAGACGCTGTCGCCGCCGGCCTCACCCTCCGCAGTATCGGGGGTACCGGTGTCGGCCATGTCGGTGGTCGGGTCGAACAGCGCCATCGCGGTCCGAATGGTGTCCCAGTCGTCCTCGACGGCCGCCTCCCGGAGGCTCTTGGTCGGTGGGGCGAGCAACTGGGAGACCAGCGAATCCGCCATCGCCTCGACGGTCTCGCGCTGGTCCTCGTTTAGCTCTCCTTGAGCCTCGAGCTTGGTGAGCGCGCGGTCGAGCTCTCGGGATTTCATCCGCTCTGCGCCCTCGTACATGCCGCTGATGGCGTCGTCAGCGCGGGCGCGCTTGAACGAGGTGAGCAGCCGGTTGAACTCAGTGTCGATCATCGCCTCGACCCGTCGGGCCTCCGCACGGCGGCTGGCGTGGGCCTGCTCGGTGACGGCTTCCAGGTCGTCGATATCGTGAACGACGAGGCCCGGGAGTTCGTTTGTCGCCGGGTCGATGTCCCGAGGGCGAGCAATGTCGACACAGATGGCTTCCGTTCCCTCGAACACCGACGCCTCGAGCACCGTCTCCGGTGCGCCCGTCGCGGTGACCACGACGGACGCTTCGTCGATTGCGGCGGGGACGTCCGCGAGTGCGATGGCTTCGGCGTCGACGGTCACGTCCTGTGCGACGTGCTCGGCGTTCATGAGCGTCCGATTGGCCACGAACAGGTGGTCGACACCCGCGCCTTCGAGTGCGCGGGCAACGAGCGTTCCCATCTCACCAGCACCGAGCACGAGTGCAGTCTCGCCCGTGAGTTCGGCCTCCCGGGCGGCGAGTTCGACGGCGGCCGAGCCCATCGAGACCGTTCCCTCGTTGATGGCCGTCTCGGTTCGGGCTCGCTCGCCGACGTGGACGGCTTTGAGCATGGCTTCCTCGAGCACGGGGCCGATAGTTCCCTGTTCTTGGCCCCGTTCGAGGCTCTCTTTGACCTGGCCGATGATCTGGTCTTCGCCCAGAACGAGTGATTCGAGACCGCAGGCGACCCGCATCAGGTGGCGGATAGCCTCCTCGTGGCCGAAGCGTGTGACGGCGCCCTCCTGGACCTCTGTGGCGAAATCGGCGAGTGCCTCGTCACCCGCGGAGGCGGTGTCGGTGACGACGTACGCCTCCGCGCGATTGCAGGTCACGAGCACGACGGCTTCGCTGACGCCCGTTCGGGCGGCCAGCGCCGCGGTCGCCGTCTCCGGCTCCGCTGGCGCCGCGGACTCGATCTCCTCGACGGTCGCGAGCGTGTGTGAGACGCTCACGCCGGTGATGACTCCTCGGGTCACGTCTCTCTTAGCGGACGTAATCAGTCTGCCGGGTAAAAGCTTCCGAAGGCGGGCAACCGCAGGACGTGGCGGCGAAATTCGACCCCACGCACGGGGCGGGAGGCGTCTGCAGGTCAGGGGACCGGCGTGACGCCGTCTACGTGCTCGAGCCCCTCGATTGCGGCGGTCAGGGCCGCCTGGTCCACGCCGGCTTCGTAGTAGAAGACGAGGTCAAACGACCCCTCACGGAGGAGCTGCTGGCACTCCCAGACGAACGTCTCGTCGTCGATGGTCTTGCCCTGGAACTGGTTCGAAGAGAACTCCTCACTGTCGTTGCCCGCGTAGATGTACGTCTCCCCCTTCGCGGCGTGGTCGGCGATCACGTCGTTGAGCGCGACGGTGAGTTCGTGCATCTCCAGGTCTTCCTGTCCGGAGAGTTCGGTGTGGACCAGACAGCCTACGAGCTCGATGTCGCCCGGCTCAAGTAGGTTCGTGGCTCGCTGATAAAGGTCGTCGTCGACGGCGTCGGCCATGGCTCTACTCGGGGTAGCGAGGGTTTACCGGTGGCGGTTCGTGTCCGTGCCCCGTCAGGCCCACGCGAAAAGGCTATCCCCGCGCCCCCGTGAAAATGATGTGTGCGACTTCGGTACGTCATCCCCGCGCTGTTGCTCATCCCCCTCGTCGACGCCCTCCTACTGGTGGTCGTCGCCGACTACCTCGGGTGGCAAGCGACGGTGCTGCTGGTCGTGCTCACAGGACTGGTCGGCATGCTCCTCGTGCGCGCGGAGGGCCGCCACACGCTCAAACGGATTCAGGAGAAAGCCGCCCGCGGTGAGCCGCCGACGAACGAACTGCTCGACGGCGCGCTGCTCATCGCGGCGGGGGCGTTCCTCCTCACCCCGGGTGTGGTGACCGACGCCATCGGCTTCCTGCTCGCCATCCCGCCGACGCGCTACCCCATCCGGACGTTCCTCAAGCGGTTCGTGGTCATCCCCCAGTTGGACGCGAAGACGAACGGCTTCATCACCGGCGGCGTCTGGACGAGCGGCTTCCCGCAGGGCGACGCCGACGGCTCGGGCAACCCCTTCGGCGGCGACGACGGCCCCTTCGGCGGGAACGGGTCGTTCGAGTCCGACGACGACGGCAGTTCGGCGGACGTCTACGACGTGGATTCCGACGAGTACCGCGTTGACGACGAGTAACGGCGGAGAACCGAGAGCCGGCGGCGGGACAGCGAAAAGAAAGTCTTAACAGATATCCCGGCCAAGTCGAAGATGCGCTCGCCTGGGCCAATAGCTCAGTCAGGTTGAGCGCTCGGCTGATAACCGGGAGGCCCGCGGTTCAAATCCGCGTTGGCCCATCCAGGCACCGACCGTTCTTCGGTCGGCGCATTTCGGGCCGCTGTGGCTCCCCAGCCAAATCATCTCGGCGTTCTACAGTTCTGAGGTGTGGCTCTGTTCAGCGGGTAGAGGTGGTGAGATGAGTAGCCGCAGTGCTGCGGTGCGTGTAGCCGGAGGTACGTCCACAGCCCTACCCCACCGCACGCAGAAATCTCCAGGTGATGCACGGGAAGCAGGGATGGTTATAGAATTCGGGTGATAGAATGTTCCTGCCCAGTATTTCTCGATGCGGCAATAGATGCCGGATGACGAACGGCTGGTCGCCCGACTAGAACATGCGAGTTTCGACCAAGACTTGGTCGTCGTCGACGTGGCCTCGGGAGGAGGTCGTCAGGTGACGCCGGAGGCAGGCGAGCATCGGTACGTCAGGCCGAACTGGGGTCCCGACGGCGACGCGCTCTACCTGGCGACGAACGCGACTGGCGACACGATGTCACTCGCCCGGCTCGATCTCAAGAGCAGAGACATGGAGACGATTATCGACGGGGGCGAGTGGGACATCGAAACGGCGGTTTTCGAGCCCAATTCCGGGCGGTTGGCCTACAGCCGGAACGTCGACGGTCGTTCGGAGCTACACATTGGAACACTCTCTGGCGACACAGGCTGGACCGAGCAGCTCTCCCCATCGCTGCCGATCGGGAAGCTCGCCGGCTTCCGGCCGGCAGGCCAGCTTACCATCGGGTCGGAGGGGCGACGCGTCGCTGTCGCTTACGAACGTCCTGATGCGCCACCGACGGTCTACGTCGTCGACGTCGAGGACGGGACGGTATCGACGTGGACCAGGCCTTCGACAAGCGGAATTCCCGCCAGCACGTTCGAAGTGCCCGAGACCGTGCGCTACGAGACATTTGACGGGCGCGAGATACCGGCGCTGTTCAGCCTACCAGATGACCCGGGCGAGAGGGACACACCAGTTATCGTCGACATCCACGGCGGTCCAGAGGGACAGCAACGGCCGGGATTTGATCCCGGTAGACAGTATTTCCTGGACGCCGGCTATGCCGTGTTCGAGCCGAACGTTCGCGGATCGTTCGGCTACGGAAAGGCCTACGCTGCCCTTGACGACGTCGAGAACCGAATGGACTCGGTGAAGGACGTGCGAGCCGGCGTAGAGTGGCTTCACGAGCATGACGCCATCGATCCCGACAGAATCGTCGCCTATGGCGCTTCCTACGGCGGCTTCATGGTGCTTGCAAGTCTGACCGAATACCCCGACCTGTGGGCGGCCGGCGTCGACCGCGTCGGAATCGCAAACTTCGTGACGTTCCTCGAGAACACCAGCGACTGGCGACAGGACCACCGTGAGGCGGAGTACGGTACGCTTGAGGATGACCGGGAGTTCCTCGCGGAGATCAGCCCGCTCAACAATATCGATGCCATAAAGGCGCCAATCATCGTTCTCCACGGCGAGAACGACCCACGGGTTCCCGTTGAGGAGTCCCGCCAGCTGGCACGGGCCGCGAGCGAACACGTGCCGGTCGAAACATGCTACTTCCCCGATGAAGGGCACCAGTTCACAAAACTCAAGAACCGAATCACCACCTACCGGCGCATTATTGCGTTCCTTGAGGACCACGTCTGAAGTGAGTGAACCAAAGTCCTCCAGACCTGACTGCTCGCCGATGTCAATCTCTTCCAGGAGGTCCGGCGAGTCGTTCTGCGGATTGTTGACCCGATTCATAACGGGATACGCACGGAGTTCGTCAGGCGGGTACGGCTTACAAAGCGACTGCAGCTCGTCGACGCCGGTTCCGTTCAGCCAGGTGCTCTCATCCTGGGGTTCGAAGATGACGAGCATTCGAATGTGGATATCCGCGACGAGGTCGTTTGCATCCGTCGTGAGGATGGTGTAGGTGCCGAGGGTATCGCCATTCTGCTCCCACGTTTCCCAGAGACCGGCGTAGGCGTACGGCTCCCTGTTTGGACGCTCGATGCGGTACGGTTGTTTGCTTTCTCTCTGTCCTGTTCACTCGTAAAAGCCGCCAGCGAGGAGAAGGCATCGCCGCTGTTCGAAC is a window of halophilic archaeon DL31 DNA encoding:
- a CDS encoding hypothetical protein (KEGG: hla:Hlac_2064 hypothetical protein) gives rise to the protein MQAAYVFDIAFRVQPADASLAPDRFESTLRLHAPKPGDETEHIDWRFFQTRLWNGDVSDEAPLRRAASEWLDVEVVEITFKELRTDQAYREALREAVAADLPQFNAESVDESQRLSSANQKSEISGDADKAIGQHLGSSVHVVPTEAV
- a CDS encoding pterin-4-alpha-carbinolamine dehydratase (KEGG: hvo:HVO_2309 pterin-4-alpha-carbinolamine dehydratase~HAMAP: pterin-4-alpha-carbinolamine dehydratase~PFAM: Transcriptional coactivator/pterin dehydratase); amino-acid sequence: MATVLDNDEVDRRVPDDWERDRDEIVRTYEFDDYLDAAAFLGELAEIAEEESHHPEMMLRWGEVEVRFTTHDAGGITKKDIRLAELCDDEY
- a CDS encoding Glutamyl-tRNA reductase (KEGG: hbo:Hbor_07260 glutamyl-tRNA reductase~manually curated~TIGRFAM: Tetrapyrrole biosynthesis, glutamyl-tRNA reductase~PFAM: Tetrapyrrole biosynthesis, glutamyl-tRNA reductase, N-terminal; Quinate/shikimate 5-dehydrogenase/glutamyl-tRNA reductase; Tetrapyrrole biosynthesis, glutamyl-tRNA reductase, C-terminal~HAMAP: Tetrapyrrole biosynthesis, glutamyl-tRNA reductase) encodes the protein MTRGVITGVSVSHTLATVEEIESAAPAEPETATAALAARTGVSEAVVLVTCNRAEAYVVTDTASAGDEALADFATEVQEGAVTRFGHEEAIRHLMRVACGLESLVLGEDQIIGQVKESLERGQEQGTIGPVLEEAMLKAVHVGERARTETAINEGTVSMGSAAVELAAREAELTGETALVLGAGEMGTLVARALEGAGVDHLFVANRTLMNAEHVAQDVTVDAEAIALADVPAAIDEASVVVTATGAPETVLEASVFEGTEAICVDIARPRDIDPATNELPGLVVHDIDDLEAVTEQAHASRRAEARRVEAMIDTEFNRLLTSFKRARADDAISGMYEGAERMKSRELDRALTKLEAQGELNEDQRETVEAMADSLVSQLLAPPTKSLREAAVEDDWDTIRTAMALFDPTTDMADTGTPDTAEGEAGGDSV
- a CDS encoding hypothetical protein (KEGG: hbo:Hbor_07300 hypothetical protein), producing the protein MADAVDDDLYQRATNLLEPGDIELVGCLVHTELSGQEDLEMHELTVALNDVIADHAAKGETYIYAGNDSEEFSSNQFQGKTIDDETFVWECQQLLREGSFDLVFYYEAGVDQAALTAAIEGLEHVDGVTPVP
- a CDS encoding FxsA cytoplasmic membrane protein (PFAM: FxsA cytoplasmic membrane protein~KEGG: hvo:HVO_2351 FxsA-like protein); this encodes MRLRYVIPALLLIPLVDALLLVVVADYLGWQATVLLVVLTGLVGMLLVRAEGRHTLKRIQEKAARGEPPTNELLDGALLIAAGAFLLTPGVVTDAIGFLLAIPPTRYPIRTFLKRFVVIPQLDAKTNGFITGGVWTSGFPQGDADGSGNPFGGDDGPFGGNGSFESDDDGSSADVYDVDSDEYRVDDE